In the Mycoplasmoides gallisepticum genome, one interval contains:
- the efp gene encoding elongation factor P, with amino-acid sequence MASIIHAKDLRSGHTFTLDGKIYLVIENSFNKTAMREGIVKCKVKNLRTGSITTEVLTGMKLEQANIEKVKMSFVYQDQNSFVFMNNETYEQIEVPAKLLEYEKNFITENTEALIMRYEDEILGVNLPDQVVIEIDYAEDAVQGNSVNNALKKATLVTGYVIEVPQFIKSKEKVIVSTVDGKYVSRAN; translated from the coding sequence ATGGCATCAATTATTCACGCAAAAGACCTTAGAAGTGGTCATACATTTACTTTAGATGGCAAAATTTATTTGGTGATTGAAAACTCATTTAACAAAACCGCAATGCGCGAAGGCATTGTTAAATGTAAAGTGAAAAATTTACGGACTGGTTCGATTACTACAGAAGTATTAACCGGGATGAAACTAGAACAAGCTAACATTGAAAAAGTAAAAATGTCGTTTGTTTACCAAGATCAAAACAGTTTTGTTTTCATGAACAATGAAACTTATGAACAGATCGAAGTACCTGCTAAGTTACTAGAGTATGAAAAGAATTTCATTACTGAGAACACTGAAGCATTAATCATGCGTTATGAAGATGAGATCTTAGGGGTAAATTTACCTGACCAAGTTGTGATTGAGATCGATTATGCTGAAGACGCAGTACAAGGGAATAGTGTTAATAATGCACTAAAAAAAGCGACTTTAGTTACTGGTTATGTAATTGAAGTTCCCCAGTTTATTAAGTCCAAAGAAAAAGTAATCGTATCAA
- a CDS encoding ATP-binding cassette domain-containing protein: MVKEKIHHLARTNHWHNKDLKVLIAAIKLRFKSMDAVDFEHKVTTKDKNIYRNLFLKLPKWLNWIYLFPLRSILIRDKVFDALNQVGLKPEHAYRYPHEFSGGQRQRVVIARALITDPQIVIADEPISALDVSIQAQIVNIMKEMVEKRGVTFLFIAHDLSMVNYACENVIIMHRGKILERGNVDKIFKNPIHPYTKSLMKASPKLSNIHLDLASFDEGLNYYKDYSVINKPSFYQVSDNHEVFCTKEQFDLWVNQKR, encoded by the coding sequence TTGGTAAAAGAAAAGATCCATCATTTAGCTAGAACTAATCACTGACACAATAAAGATCTTAAGGTCTTAATTGCGGCAATTAAATTACGTTTTAAATCAATGGATGCTGTTGATTTTGAACATAAAGTAACCACTAAAGATAAGAATATTTACCGTAATTTATTCTTAAAATTGCCAAAATGATTAAATTGAATTTACTTATTTCCATTAAGATCAATCTTAATCCGTGATAAGGTGTTTGATGCATTAAACCAAGTTGGGTTAAAACCTGAACATGCTTATCGATACCCACATGAATTTTCAGGTGGTCAACGTCAAAGAGTGGTGATTGCTAGAGCGTTGATTACAGACCCTCAGATCGTGATTGCTGATGAACCGATCTCAGCACTAGATGTTTCGATCCAAGCACAGATCGTAAACATCATGAAAGAGATGGTTGAAAAACGTGGTGTAACTTTCTTGTTTATTGCCCACGACCTATCGATGGTTAACTATGCTTGTGAGAATGTGATCATTATGCACCGCGGTAAGATCCTAGAACGTGGAAACGTTGATAAGATCTTTAAAAACCCGATCCACCCATACACGAAATCATTAATGAAAGCTTCACCTAAACTGTCTAATATCCATTTAGATCTAGCTTCATTTGATGAAGGGCTTAACTATTACAAAGATTATTCAGTAATTAATAAACCATCATTTTATCAAGTGTCTGATAATCATGAGGTGTTCTGTACGAAAGAGCAATTTGATTTATGGGTAAATCAAAAGCGCTAA
- a CDS encoding ATP-binding cassette domain-containing protein, with product MSNKKDEQVKTLLDVANLSVVFNSRGSQFTAVDNVSFKVNKGDFFGIIGESGSGKSTIGKTLVRLNKLSGGMINLDGRLIGNKKLSRADKSWLHQNAQMIFQDPMSSLNPIKTVLKLVAEPIMINKMIHKKTKALYQKITYIKPYFHYVFQAREFDLTNQYQRNYYQKLTDQYQQAINQINNFQLSSSDFTTGYKELVFLLDDWSEKVQSNIELSKKYFSDYKKIIDDYILDYDLKKYDPIDLEFDQAKLNQSNKAKILKYSQPVLDLKEKKVAKKALYKQTIKEFNELYLFRNFSELLSWLTTVESEVKSFKYKMIMANKPLDYVYAGINYYWKKAELNIIKLIKKDKFFEKENLDLLIKKINGHFADIFEPLVSIVINFSVELNQDILKTHKLTNQANTYLDLAKRLFHSIDRELDLKKVNETINQISSLINLHNYLVDANYLDRSFDQWKNDIYKNFDV from the coding sequence ATGAGTAATAAAAAAGACGAACAAGTTAAAACATTATTAGATGTCGCTAATTTATCAGTAGTTTTCAACTCTAGGGGTTCTCAGTTTACTGCTGTTGATAACGTTTCTTTTAAAGTTAATAAGGGTGACTTCTTTGGGATTATTGGTGAGTCTGGTAGTGGGAAATCAACGATTGGTAAGACCCTAGTTAGACTAAATAAACTTAGTGGGGGGATGATTAATCTTGATGGTCGTTTAATTGGGAATAAGAAATTATCGCGAGCTGATAAGTCGTGATTACACCAAAATGCTCAGATGATCTTTCAAGATCCAATGAGCTCACTTAACCCGATTAAGACGGTGTTAAAGTTGGTGGCTGAACCAATTATGATTAATAAGATGATTCATAAGAAAACCAAAGCGCTTTATCAAAAGATCACTTATATCAAACCTTATTTTCATTACGTTTTTCAAGCTAGAGAATTTGATCTAACCAATCAGTATCAAAGAAATTATTATCAAAAACTAACTGATCAATATCAGCAAGCAATTAATCAGATTAATAATTTCCAGTTAAGTTCATCTGATTTTACTACTGGTTATAAAGAACTAGTTTTCTTATTAGATGATTGATCTGAAAAAGTTCAAAGCAATATCGAATTATCTAAGAAATATTTCTCAGATTATAAGAAGATCATTGATGATTACATCTTAGATTATGATCTAAAAAAATATGATCCGATCGATCTAGAATTTGATCAAGCTAAACTTAATCAAAGTAATAAAGCTAAGATCTTAAAGTATTCCCAACCTGTTTTAGATCTTAAAGAGAAAAAAGTAGCTAAAAAAGCTTTATACAAACAAACAATTAAAGAGTTTAATGAGCTTTATCTGTTTAGAAATTTCTCAGAACTATTAAGTTGATTAACAACCGTTGAATCTGAAGTAAAAAGTTTTAAATACAAGATGATAATGGCCAATAAGCCATTAGATTATGTTTATGCTGGAATCAATTATTATTGGAAAAAAGCTGAACTTAATATCATTAAATTAATTAAGAAAGATAAGTTTTTTGAAAAAGAGAATCTTGATCTATTAATTAAGAAAATTAACGGTCATTTTGCTGATATTTTCGAACCACTTGTTAGTATTGTAATCAACTTTTCAGTTGAATTAAATCAAGATATCTTAAAAACTCATAAGTTAACTAATCAAGCCAATACTTATTTAGATCTAGCTAAAAGATTGTTCCATTCGATTGATCGTGAGCTTGATCTTAAAAAAGTTAATGAAACGATCAATCAGATCAGTTCATTAATTAATTTACATAACTATCTTGTTGATGCTAATTATTTAGATCGTAGTTTTGATCAATGAAAAAATGATATTTATAAAAACTTTGACGTTTAA
- a CDS encoding ABC transporter ATP-binding protein has product MRFKERYLVSDPNKKLKPGYMVDIDNLNVSFKTKDGMLQAVRGVSISAKEGQIIGIIGESGSGKSVCVKSLIGFNDNSKITADNLNLYDIDITKIKNRDWCHLRGEHVTYIPQDPLMSLNPTKKIGAQIKEALVIAEKRRYRQEVEQLKDQYLKQKQELEKTNSNSAELFKHLEQLRVDHLTKLKEAKDKYRNEKSAKSIKTKIYQILEFIGIVDIKNKINAYPHEFSGGMRQRIVIGIAIASRPKLIIADEPTTALDVTIQAKVLDLIKRINQIYKITVIFISHNIALVANFCDYIYVMYAGKIVEQGNIDDIFLDPRHPYTWALISSIPDEGIEGKLRSIPGSAPNLISPPKGDAFAARNEYAIKLDFNSQPPLIEITNTHKAATWLLHPDAPKIELPELVKQKIETYKKSLSDLANIHDKDKTPEVVYNVFDIREKKIDE; this is encoded by the coding sequence ATGCGCTTTAAAGAACGATATTTGGTCAGTGATCCTAATAAGAAACTAAAACCAGGTTATATGGTTGATATTGATAATCTCAACGTTTCTTTTAAAACTAAAGATGGGATGCTTCAAGCTGTTAGGGGAGTTTCAATCTCAGCTAAAGAAGGTCAGATCATCGGGATTATTGGTGAATCTGGTAGTGGGAAATCAGTTTGTGTTAAATCCTTAATTGGGTTTAATGATAATTCCAAAATTACGGCTGATAACTTAAATCTTTATGATATTGATATCACTAAGATTAAAAACCGCGATTGGTGCCATTTAAGAGGTGAACACGTGACATATATCCCTCAGGACCCATTGATGTCACTAAACCCAACTAAGAAGATCGGTGCACAGATTAAAGAAGCTTTGGTGATCGCTGAAAAAAGAAGGTACCGCCAAGAAGTTGAACAGCTTAAAGATCAATATCTAAAACAAAAACAAGAGTTAGAAAAAACCAACTCTAATAGTGCTGAACTATTCAAACATCTTGAACAATTAAGAGTTGATCATCTAACTAAACTTAAAGAAGCCAAAGATAAATATCGTAACGAAAAAAGCGCAAAATCAATTAAAACTAAGATCTATCAGATCTTAGAATTTATTGGTATTGTTGATATCAAAAATAAGATCAATGCTTATCCACATGAGTTTTCAGGTGGGATGAGACAAAGAATCGTGATTGGGATTGCGATTGCTTCTAGACCAAAATTAATTATTGCAGATGAACCAACAACAGCGCTTGATGTAACGATCCAAGCTAAGGTATTAGATCTGATTAAACGAATTAATCAGATCTACAAGATTACGGTTATTTTTATCTCACATAATATCGCATTGGTGGCAAACTTTTGTGACTATATCTATGTGATGTATGCGGGTAAGATCGTTGAACAAGGTAATATTGATGATATCTTTTTAGATCCACGCCACCCTTATACGTGGGCGTTAATCTCTTCAATTCCCGACGAGGGAATTGAAGGTAAACTAAGATCCATTCCAGGTTCAGCTCCAAATCTAATCTCACCACCTAAAGGAGATGCGTTTGCTGCTAGAAATGAATACGCAATTAAGTTAGATTTTAATAGCCAACCACCATTAATTGAGATCACTAATACCCATAAGGCTGCAACTTGATTATTACACCCAGATGCGCCTAAGATTGAGTTACCTGAATTGGTTAAACAAAAGATTGAAACCTACAAGAAATCACTATCAGATTTAGCTAATATTCATGATAAAGATAAAACCCCTGAAGTAGTTTATAACGTATTTGATATTAGAGAGAAGAAGATCGATGAGTAA
- a CDS encoding ABC transporter permease has translation MTISELSKNYQFEKELFDRVDANEQLSKQSLVIGKPTNYIVEIIKRFFKNTAAGVFSVLLIIIVLLSIIAPLVSQYSATQPLGIDEIYFNLPPRIFGTNPTKDLIIPRDLLFIYDGTIVSETDMGNNTVLIRFHPYMLEELRNVYPILGTTQGGVDVWTNLWQAMAASLQSALVVAVFASLIGVIYGAISGSFAGKWIDTVMMRIVEIIGGLPSIILIIILAQIFVRTRSTSGGNLSIGSINAALIALYWTGPAQVTRIYIVKSKDAEYVQAARTLGASQWRIIFYHLIPNISGRLAVIFVNFIPVAIFVDAGLVFLGLKSSQDITLGTILSSTYQNVSPDLLHISLPPIVVFSLFTISLQIIANAINDAVDPRIIGRK, from the coding sequence ATGACAATATCAGAATTAAGTAAGAACTATCAATTTGAGAAAGAACTGTTTGATCGAGTGGATGCTAACGAACAATTAAGTAAACAAAGTTTGGTGATCGGTAAACCAACTAACTATATTGTTGAGATTATCAAACGGTTTTTTAAAAACACAGCTGCTGGAGTTTTTAGTGTTTTATTAATTATCATCGTTCTATTATCAATTATTGCACCACTAGTGTCACAATACAGTGCGACCCAACCCCTGGGAATTGATGAGATCTATTTCAACTTACCACCTAGGATCTTTGGAACTAATCCCACCAAAGATCTAATCATCCCAAGAGATCTCTTATTTATTTATGATGGGACGATTGTAAGTGAAACTGATATGGGTAATAATACCGTTTTAATTAGGTTTCACCCATATATGTTAGAAGAGTTAAGAAACGTTTATCCGATCTTGGGAACAACTCAAGGTGGGGTGGATGTTTGGACTAATCTGTGACAAGCGATGGCAGCTTCATTACAATCAGCACTAGTTGTGGCTGTGTTTGCAAGCTTAATCGGGGTGATTTATGGTGCTATCTCTGGTAGTTTTGCTGGGAAATGAATTGATACGGTAATGATGCGAATCGTGGAGATTATTGGTGGGTTACCTTCAATCATCTTAATCATTATCTTGGCACAGATCTTTGTTAGGACCCGATCTACTTCTGGTGGAAACTTAAGTATTGGTTCAATTAATGCGGCTTTAATTGCTTTATATTGAACTGGACCAGCTCAAGTGACTAGAATTTATATTGTTAAATCTAAGGATGCTGAGTATGTTCAAGCTGCTAGAACACTTGGAGCTAGTCAGTGAAGAATTATCTTTTATCACCTTATTCCCAATATCTCTGGTCGGTTAGCTGTGATCTTTGTTAACTTTATTCCAGTGGCAATCTTTGTTGATGCAGGGTTAGTTTTCTTAGGACTTAAATCAAGTCAAGATATTACGTTAGGAACGATCTTATCATCAACATATCAAAACGTGTCACCAGATCTATTACATATCTCCTTACCACCGATTGTCGTCTTTTCATTATTTACGATCTCATTACAGATTATTGCTAATGCAATCAATGATGCTGTCGATCCAAGAATCATAGGTAGAAAATAA
- a CDS encoding ABC transporter permease — MPNTLLITAISFVISIILGVSFGVLSAVYRGKALDTTLSTLSVVFVSVPSFVIAIVLLIIFRNTGVPTRYVAPGSNGYTVGRFIASLTLPILSLSLGGFSSMTYYMRNEMVEVLQQDYIKTARSKGLSESAIIFKHAFRNASIPILSIIVPSILGLISSSFIIETFFSVPGTASLLVAAIQRNEVNMLAFQVLFFSSLGFLLQILLDFIYTLVDPRIRLAEANSFIFIRWIHNSIVRNKTKKLWALVNETNAYVLSKDKDQSLIDSIKDNNDLSKHKVVVDKKFGLPTNIEYLILEGRLYKLEKALG, encoded by the coding sequence GTGCCTAATACACTGTTGATAACTGCAATATCATTTGTAATCTCAATTATCTTAGGGGTTAGTTTTGGGGTGTTGTCAGCTGTGTATCGCGGTAAAGCGCTTGATACAACCCTTAGTACTTTATCTGTGGTCTTTGTCTCTGTGCCAAGCTTTGTGATCGCGATCGTTCTATTAATTATTTTTAGAAACACCGGGGTTCCAACAAGATATGTCGCACCTGGATCAAATGGTTATACGGTTGGGCGGTTTATTGCTTCATTAACCTTACCGATCTTATCGTTAAGTTTGGGTGGGTTTTCAAGCATGACTTATTACATGAGAAATGAGATGGTTGAAGTCTTACAACAAGACTACATCAAAACTGCCAGATCAAAAGGGTTAAGTGAGTCTGCAATCATCTTTAAGCATGCTTTTAGAAATGCTTCAATCCCAATCTTGTCGATCATTGTTCCTTCAATCTTGGGATTAATCTCATCTTCATTTATTATTGAAACGTTCTTCAGTGTTCCAGGGACAGCATCCTTATTAGTTGCTGCAATCCAAAGAAACGAAGTTAATATGTTAGCTTTCCAAGTGTTGTTCTTTTCTTCACTTGGGTTCTTGTTACAGATCTTATTAGATTTCATCTACACATTAGTAGATCCAAGAATCCGGTTAGCTGAAGCTAATTCGTTTATCTTCATTCGTTGGATCCACAATAGTATTGTTAGAAACAAAACCAAAAAACTATGAGCCTTGGTTAATGAAACCAACGCTTATGTCTTATCAAAAGATAAGGATCAATCTTTAATTGATTCAATTAAAGATAATAATGATCTATCTAAACACAAAGTTGTGGTTGATAAGAAATTTGGCTTGCCAACTAATATCGAATACTTAATTCTTGAAGGTAGGCTGTATAAGTTAGAGAAAGCACTAGGTTAA
- a CDS encoding ABC transporter permease family protein: MLTYILKRIGFAALAVFILLTLTYLLTGLLPYLPISPGQNESPAAFQRRVDALGFNEPIIVRYGKYLHDLFVNHSLG; the protein is encoded by the coding sequence ATGCTAACTTATATTTTAAAAAGAATTGGTTTTGCAGCACTAGCCGTTTTCATTCTTTTAACACTAACATATTTATTAACAGGGTTATTGCCCTATTTACCAATCAGCCCTGGACAAAATGAATCCCCAGCTGCTTTCCAAAGAAGGGTTGATGCACTTGGTTTTAATGAACCGATCATTGTTAGGTATGGCAAATACCTTCATGATCTGTTTGTGAATCATTCACTAGGATAG
- a CDS encoding MG321/MPN456 family lipoprotein, translating into MRYRNKTIIKIGSLLSFAVLSTSALASCVNNSTNNDFARGYVFENNDNVKIKAADGIRDLALNKESFVKALENMGATKANPWRIIDKSLSITTLTDDQRTMINNKTAALRSLSDGLIEYDFRLRGSTTPSVSEYFLRANTTAGTYFWTVDYPAVGSFIEGWIANTKGAKVDQYLVQRIIDVANNPAAYVQEYTQQYVDLTASLAKAIIKSNLTQLKAPTMPAATEGEPAQSSSASDMDYLNIFKGKTLAEVLTTNQTTLDNFQNSIGKYLGEWTASNTPRALYLNSFLDDQFSFIPLPSSNNTTINHLLVKSPEWKIRTDWKAGELLLRDSNGPANQGFVSELPENPAEGEELALQKAFSPGNTSNFPGSFSYLISSETTGEINYDANTRTRTSNLTGTYKLEGAKGVKLYDANDKLLAVVLRPTTGTGAEMWAKSVEDQAKKENPHVYISKTGVVDPEVDSNLQKYIDQAVRYDWLIDHNVKWTDQNENPVASLSGRDFERGLESFWLAAGIDYTVNGYLLDLLGVDLEKSVNGTVSDSNGKVTVTPGTEKITSSTYDIGKFTSTDDTFRIYLKQPYAFAMQTFKISFLTPMPYWDTRVRALRISGQADSTVSNLGTTNTEFKTTASTNWTEGTVPGEIMVNADSSIDKEKTGWTKLFGYISASDSSQNLNNAYYSGSYYLSAYSANQFTQTYNPNYQKAFSADYYANKTPVQKAITNFGGKRSADIIFQGYRDDDSSPTQLTVPRSSITSASTTARYRQFYWSSQVTTPSSQMNYTVWAASPQGGEPEYQDAVTRNIFRNWNSDDSRIIRAGIVNLINWYRLAQVVQSRGTFQYTSIPYRSLTDNTLFATVPLHDAVLAIQENKLPAAFKVNGYSGSLRRPYSDFQPTRTNNQNN; encoded by the coding sequence ATGAGATATAGAAATAAAACCATAATCAAAATAGGATCGTTACTTTCGTTTGCTGTTTTATCAACAAGTGCTTTAGCATCTTGTGTTAATAACAGCACAAACAATGATTTTGCTAGAGGATATGTTTTTGAAAATAACGATAACGTTAAAATTAAGGCAGCAGACGGGATCAGAGATCTAGCTTTAAATAAAGAAAGCTTTGTTAAAGCTTTAGAAAATATGGGAGCAACTAAAGCTAATCCATGAAGAATCATTGACAAGTCATTAAGCATAACAACACTAACCGATGACCAAAGAACGATGATTAATAATAAGACTGCTGCTTTAAGATCTTTATCTGATGGCTTAATCGAATATGATTTTCGTTTAAGAGGTTCTACGACACCTTCTGTTAGCGAGTACTTTCTTAGAGCTAATACGACTGCTGGTACCTACTTTTGAACTGTGGACTATCCTGCGGTTGGTTCGTTCATTGAAGGTTGAATTGCCAACACCAAAGGTGCTAAAGTTGATCAATATTTAGTTCAAAGAATAATTGATGTAGCTAATAATCCTGCAGCTTATGTACAAGAATACACCCAACAATATGTTGATCTAACTGCATCTTTAGCTAAAGCAATTATTAAAAGTAATTTAACCCAATTAAAAGCACCAACGATGCCAGCAGCTACTGAAGGTGAACCAGCACAATCATCATCAGCTAGTGATATGGATTATTTGAATATATTTAAAGGTAAAACACTAGCAGAGGTTTTAACAACCAATCAAACTACACTTGATAATTTCCAAAATTCAATTGGTAAGTATTTAGGAGAATGAACAGCAAGTAACACTCCGCGTGCGTTGTATCTGAACTCTTTCTTAGATGATCAGTTCTCATTTATTCCATTACCTTCTTCAAACAATACAACAATTAACCACCTATTAGTTAAAAGTCCAGAATGAAAAATTCGAACTGATTGAAAAGCAGGAGAACTTTTATTAAGAGACTCAAATGGTCCAGCTAACCAAGGGTTTGTTAGTGAATTGCCTGAGAACCCAGCTGAAGGTGAGGAGCTTGCGCTTCAAAAAGCCTTTTCACCTGGAAATACTTCAAATTTCCCAGGCTCATTCTCATACTTAATTTCATCTGAAACAACTGGTGAGATTAATTATGATGCAAACACTAGAACAAGAACTTCTAATCTTACTGGAACTTATAAACTAGAAGGTGCTAAAGGAGTAAAACTTTATGATGCTAATGATAAATTATTAGCAGTTGTTCTACGTCCGACAACGGGTACTGGTGCTGAGATGTGAGCTAAAAGTGTTGAAGATCAAGCTAAAAAAGAAAATCCACATGTTTATATCTCAAAAACAGGTGTGGTTGATCCTGAAGTTGATAGCAATTTACAAAAATACATTGATCAAGCAGTTAGATATGACTGATTGATCGATCACAATGTGAAATGAACTGATCAAAATGAAAACCCTGTAGCCAGTTTATCTGGTCGTGACTTTGAAAGAGGGCTTGAATCGTTCTGATTAGCAGCTGGAATAGACTACACTGTTAATGGTTATCTTTTAGATCTATTAGGTGTTGATCTAGAAAAATCAGTTAACGGGACAGTTTCAGATAGTAATGGCAAAGTTACTGTAACACCAGGAACTGAGAAAATCACTTCTTCAACTTATGATATTGGTAAATTCACAAGTACGGATGACACATTTAGAATCTATCTAAAACAACCTTATGCGTTTGCTATGCAAACCTTTAAAATTAGTTTCCTAACACCGATGCCTTACTGAGATACTCGAGTAAGAGCTTTAAGAATCTCAGGTCAAGCTGATAGTACTGTAAGTAATCTTGGTACTACAAACACCGAATTCAAAACTACTGCTAGCACTAACTGAACTGAAGGAACTGTACCAGGTGAAATAATGGTTAATGCCGACTCGTCAATCGATAAAGAAAAAACAGGATGAACTAAATTATTTGGTTATATCAGCGCATCTGATAGTAGCCAAAACCTAAACAATGCATACTATTCTGGTTCATACTATCTAAGTGCTTATTCTGCTAACCAATTCACCCAAACTTATAACCCGAATTATCAAAAAGCATTTAGTGCAGATTATTATGCTAATAAAACTCCTGTACAAAAAGCTATTACCAACTTTGGTGGTAAGAGAAGCGCAGATATAATCTTCCAAGGTTATCGTGATGATGATTCAAGTCCAACTCAGCTTACTGTGCCTAGAAGTAGTATCACCAGCGCCTCAACTACTGCTAGATACAGACAGTTCTATTGATCATCTCAAGTAACGACTCCTTCTTCACAGATGAACTACACTGTTTGAGCTGCTAGCCCACAAGGTGGTGAGCCTGAATATCAAGATGCTGTAACCAGAAATATCTTTAGAAATTGAAACAGTGATGATTCAAGAATCATCCGTGCTGGAATCGTTAACTTAATTAATTGATACAGACTAGCACAAGTTGTCCAAAGTCGGGGAACGTTCCAATACACTTCAATTCCATATCGATCACTAACTGATAATACTTTATTTGCTACAGTTCCATTACATGATGCTGTTTTAGCGATTCAAGAAAACAAACTGCCAGCGGCATTTAAAGTAAATGGTTATAGTGGTTCATTAAGAAGACCATATTCTGATTTTCAACCAACAAGAACTAATAATCAAAACAACTAA
- a CDS encoding ABC transporter ATP-binding protein, giving the protein MSTVENKKDSKPYIEVKKKLLFFKKRYARFNTPGIEEMLKVPENKEVLASLRNVDITYGVGSKAFRAVVDMNLNIYTGEVLGLVGESGSGKSTIGRAIIGLVPHSFGKINILDKTLPQKMTRGFKFGKALKEYKEIEKFMVNKVQMIFQDPANSLNPHVNVESIVSEGLTNLKNAKEIYLYNIDQDVIKHVYEQWLDQNDPQIKQAFYGGYEHKLEELINKDEITAYDAIYHGFINKLKEFNQLNEAVAYLTKEQEKRNELNKLSEVDCKKILVRNILASVGLDESVLKRYPLEFSGGQQQRIGISRAVVLRPRLLIADEPISALDVSIQAQVVNIFNDLKRKFNLTILFIAHDLRMVEYISDRIAVMNKGRLLEVGTTQEIMKNPLHPYTKSLLDAVPSIAGHKGSLVGYKYDPSIHGYDHNNQPVWQKVNDNHFVLATDQELADWKQGKYQEA; this is encoded by the coding sequence ATGAGTACAGTTGAAAACAAAAAAGATTCTAAACCATATATTGAAGTTAAGAAAAAACTGTTATTTTTTAAGAAACGTTATGCCAGATTCAATACCCCTGGGATTGAAGAGATGCTAAAAGTTCCTGAAAACAAAGAAGTTTTAGCTTCATTACGTAATGTTGATATCACTTATGGAGTGGGATCTAAAGCGTTTAGAGCCGTAGTGGATATGAATCTAAATATCTACACTGGTGAAGTGCTAGGTTTAGTGGGTGAATCTGGTAGTGGAAAATCAACGATTGGTCGAGCAATCATCGGATTAGTACCACACAGCTTTGGTAAGATTAATATCCTTGATAAAACTTTACCCCAAAAGATGACTCGTGGTTTTAAATTTGGTAAAGCTTTAAAAGAATATAAGGAGATTGAAAAGTTCATGGTTAATAAAGTGCAGATGATCTTCCAAGATCCTGCTAACTCACTTAACCCCCACGTGAATGTGGAAAGTATCGTTTCAGAAGGTTTAACGAACTTAAAAAATGCCAAAGAGATCTATCTTTATAATATTGATCAAGATGTGATTAAACACGTTTATGAACAATGATTAGATCAGAACGATCCCCAAATTAAGCAAGCATTCTATGGTGGTTATGAACACAAACTAGAAGAACTAATTAATAAAGACGAAATTACTGCATATGATGCGATCTATCACGGCTTTATTAATAAGCTTAAAGAGTTTAACCAACTAAATGAAGCGGTTGCATACTTAACTAAAGAACAAGAAAAACGTAACGAACTAAATAAGTTAAGTGAAGTTGATTGTAAAAAGATCTTAGTAAGAAATATCTTAGCTTCAGTAGGACTAGATGAATCAGTCCTAAAACGTTACCCACTAGAGTTTTCTGGTGGTCAACAACAACGGATTGGGATCTCACGAGCTGTGGTCTTAAGACCTAGACTGTTGATTGCTGATGAACCGATCTCAGCACTTGACGTGTCAATTCAAGCTCAAGTTGTTAATATCTTTAACGACTTAAAAAGAAAGTTCAATCTAACGATCTTATTTATTGCGCACGACTTAAGAATGGTGGAATACATCTCAGATCGGATCGCAGTAATGAACAAGGGAAGATTACTTGAAGTGGGGACTACTCAAGAGATTATGAAAAACCCACTACACCCTTATACGAAATCATTATTAGATGCTGTACCATCAATAGCTGGTCATAAGGGTAGTTTGGTTGGTTATAAATATGATCCAAGTATCCACGGATATGATCATAATAACCAACCAGTCTGACAAAAAGTTAATGATAACCACTTTGTTTTAGCTACTGATCAAGAGCTAGCAGACTGAAAACAAGGGAAATATCAAGAAGCTTAA